The Ovis canadensis isolate MfBH-ARS-UI-01 breed Bighorn chromosome 18, ARS-UI_OviCan_v2, whole genome shotgun sequence genome has a segment encoding these proteins:
- the LOC138423833 gene encoding cathepsin G-like: protein MRPLLLLVAFLLSPRARAGQIIGGREARPHSRPYMAFLQIQTPAGLTICGGFLVREDFVMTAARCLGSQINVILGIHSVTASEWTQQRIPVLRPIPHPRYNQRNNRNDIMLLQLAYRVRQNEAVRLVALPQTEEMLSPGTQCTVAGWGLTGQNRRAITLQEVQLTIQRDGECHSRFDFYTGQKQICVGDPRERKSTFLGDSGGPLVCSNVAQGIVSYGDRVGTPPAVFTRISSFLPWIRRTMRRFQERTPE, encoded by the exons GGCAGATCATCGGGGGCCGAGAGGCCAGGCCCCATTCCCGCCCCTACATGGCATTTCTTCAGATCCAAACTCCAGCAGGTCTGACCATATGTGGGGGGTTCCTGGTGCGAGAAGACTTCGTGATGACAGCAGCTCGCTGCTTGGGAAG ccaaataaatgtcaTCTTAGGGATCCACAGTGTCACCGCTTCTGAATGGACGCAGCAGCGCATCCCTGTTCTCagacccatcccccaccccagatACAATCAGCGGAACAACCGGAATGACATCATGTTACTACAG CTGgcatacagagtcagacagaatgaAGCTGTGAGGCTGGTAGCTCTGCCTCAGACAGAGGAAATGCTGAGCCCTGGGACCCAGTGCACTGTGGCCGGCTGGGGCCTCACCGGACAGAACAGGAGAGCAATCACACTCCAGGAGGTGCAGCTGACAATTCAGAGGGATGGAGAGTGTCACAGTCGCTTCGATTTCTATACTGGCCAAAAGCAGATCTGTGTAGGGGACCCAAGAGAGAGGAAATCCACTTTCCTG GGGGACTCCGGTGGCCCCCTCGTGTGTAGCAACGTGGCCCAGGGCATTGTCTCCTACGGAGACAGGGTGGGGACCCCTCCAGCAGTCTTCACCAGAATTTCCAGCTTCCTGCCCTGGATAAGGAGAACAATGAGACGCTTCCAAGAGCGGACACCAGAGTGA